The Pseudofrankia sp. DC12 region CGGTGGCGAGCTTGCCAGGGATCAGCACCGGAACGTTGTCGAGCCGCAGGTAGGTCTCGGCCTGGTTGTGGTGGATGTCGCCGCTGGTCAGACGGGTCAGGCGGGAGATCATCTGGCCGTAGAGCAGGAGCAGTCCGCCGGCGGTGCGGACATCGAGGGGCATCTGCCCGTCGTTGAGGCAGCGCTCGAGTAGCTGCCAGCGGCTGGCCTCGTCGAGGAAGGTGTCCGGCTCGGAGTGGGGCAGCGTCGGCACCTGGAGGTCGCTGGTCAGTCGGCGGGCCCTGGTCCAGGCGAGGAAGGCGCGCACCAGGTAGCGAGTTTGAGCGGCGTCGTGCAGCCAGTCGTCGATGTCGGCCTGGCGGGCGTCGGCGAGGCTGGTGCCGCGTTCATCGAGCCAGGCGAGGAACTCCAGGGCGATGAGGACGTGGGTCCGCGCCCAGCGCGCGGCGTGTGAGGTGAAGCCCTGGCGGGCGGCTCGGGCACGGGCGCGGCGTAGGAGGTGCCACTGCGCGAACGGGCGCACGACCCGGGCGTGCGCTTTAGGGCAGCCGCTGAGGGTCTGGTCGAGCCACGGTTCGAGGCGTTCAAGGTACTCGAGACGTTCGGGCAGGACACCGGCGCGGACGAGCATGCCGCGCAGGTGGTGCAGGTCGTAGGTCTGGGGGTAGCTGTCGAGGAGGGCGTGGCTGACCGGTTCGTGGTGTGCGCGGCGGGCGAGGTCTGCGAGCAGTCGGCCGCCGGAGCACCGGGTCAGCCAGTCCAGGGCTGACGTCGGGTTGGGCGCGGCGGCGAGTGCGGTGGCCAGGGGCGTCAGCTGCTCGGGCATGGTGCCCACGGAGTCGGCGAGCAGGGCGTGCAGACGCTCGGGCACGAGCCGGCGGGCGCGTGCGACGCGATACTCACGCTCGTTGCTGTAGCGACGGCGTCGGGTTTGTGGTTCTGGTTCGCCGCTGCAGGTCAGGCAGACCGGTGCCAGCATCCAGGGATCGCAGCGGCGTGGCTGCCCGCATCGGGTGCAGGTCACCAGCGGGCGCCGACGGCAGCGATCGCATGTGTCTGGCTGGCCGTCGCGGCCCCGGCGGGACAGCGGGCGTTGCTGGCCGCAGACGCCGCAGGGCCGGGTTGGCTGGGTGTAGCAGGCGCGGCAGACCGGCCCCGCGGGCGTCCGGGCGTAGCCGGCGCGGACCTGGCCGCACGAGGCGCAGGTGTGTTGGGGTGGCTGGTAGCAGTTCCGGCAGAGCGGCCCGCCGTCGTGGTCGCGGGCCGTCGGACGGCAGAGCTCGCCGCAGCGGGCGCAGGGCCTGACGGGCCGGGCGCAGGCCGAGCACAGCGGGCCCTGCGCCGACGCGGTGTCCACCCTGCGGGTCTGGCCGCAGCGGTGGCACGGTCTGCGGGTCGACGTGCGGTAGCAGGTGTCGCAGAGCCGCCCGCCCGCAGCGCGGTGACGTAGGTCCGCCGTCCGCAGGCACCGCAGGCAGTGCGGCGCACGGACGCCACCCTGACCGGCCTCGACCAGCAGGCGGGTCAACGCGATCAGGCTGCTGGGGACGTCGGAGGCACCAGACCGTAGCGCGTCCGGGTGAGCGGCCAGATGTTCGTCGAGGGCACGCAGCGCCGCGGGCCGTGGCGCCGCCCTGTCCACCAGAGCGCAGGCCGCGGTCAGGCCCAGCCCGGTCGTCGTGCCCACGATCGCGGTCGCGACGCGGGTCACCGCGCCCTCGTCCCGAGCCGGTCGGCCCGGTCGGCCAGTCACGGCAGGCCCGGTCGGCGGACGACGGTGCGCCGGCCGGTCGGCACCGGCCGCGCCTGCCCGGCCGCCTTGGCGACCTGAACGTTGACGACCTCGATGTCGACAAGGTCGTTGGGAGTCGCGGCGAGGATGTCGCACAACGCGGCGAGAGTATCCATCGACAGCCGCTGCGGCGGCTGGGTCACCAGCCGGAAGACCTGCTCCCGAGACAGGTGAACACCCCGTTCGGCCAGCAGCGGCACCAGGTCACTTGTCTGGAACAGGCCACGGTCGGCCATGACTTTCCGCAGGTTCCAGCGATAGCCCATCTTCCGTATCACTGGGCACGCTCCCACAACTCTTCGTGCCGCTCCAGCGACCGACGCACCAACCGATTGCGGTACTCGTCCGAGACACCCGTGTAAATCGCGGTCGTCGAGGTGCACCGGTGCCCGACCTGCTCGGCGACGAACCGCTCGGGATAGTCGAACTCAACAAGGTGCGTGACGTAGGAATGCCGCAGGCAGTGCAGGTCAAGCTCCGCGGGCAGCCCCGCTGCCCGCCGCGCGGTCTCGAACGCCTCGTTGACGCCTCGCGTGGAGATCCTGCTCGCACGTTCGGTCACCCACAGCGCCGTCAGAGGCCCCGGCCCGAACAACGGCCGCAGCTCGCCGACCCAGTGCGCGAGCACCTCGACGACCCAGTCCATCTCGGGAACCGTCAACACCGTTCGCCGTTTCGGCGGGCTGCCACGGGACGCCTTCCCGTATCGGACGAACAGCGCGCCATACTGCCCGTATTGCGCCGTTTTCGGAGACCGCCGCAGGTCCGTCAGATCCAGACCACGCGCCTCCCGGCGCCGGAGGCCGAACGCGTAGATCGTCTTGAGTAGGGCGGCGTCACGCATCGCCGGCAACGCGCCCTTGCGGCCCCGGCCCCGGATCTCCTCGACGAGCCCGTCCGCGGCGTCGAACAACGCCTGCACCTCGTCGTATGTCAACGGCCGCCTGCCCGCCGACCCCTCGTACTCGACGACATGCGCCACGCTGTTCCACTCATGGAAGATCTGCGCAGGGCACCGGCCGAACCGCTCCTCACAGACCCGCGGCCACTCGTAGCGAGGGTCCGTGACGTACTCGCAGAACATCCGCAGCGCAACTTCGTACCCGCGCGCCGTCGACACGGATACCGGGCGAGAACCGGACCGCCGATCGCTGATGAACGCCTCGCCCTCCGCCGGCGTCCACTCCCACGGGAACAGCCCGCTGAACGCCACCAGCCGCCTCACCAGCGCCAGCCGCGGCGCTATCGTCTCCGCCTCCCGCAGGAACCGCGCGCGCTGCTGACGTGCCCAGCCTGACAGCATCGCCTCAAACGTCGTCCCCGCCTGATCCAAAGGGACAACGTTCTCCACAATCTCCAAACGAGCCGAACCAGGCAACCCGGTCGCACTCACCCGAACCTCCCGTTGCATCAGACGCAACATTGATGCGGAGACGCTAGCGTTCACGAAATCCCGGCTCAACCACCCAGAACTCTCGCGTGTCGCAACACAGCGCCCAGGCAGACCCGACCCATAATCAGCATTATCGGGCAATGGCGAGTGTTGTATCCGATGCAATAACGCTCATAAACAGCACCACACCACCTTGCCGCCGGAGCGCGGGCGGTAGAAGGCCCACTGGCTCGTGAGGGCTTCCACCAGGACCAGCCCGCGTCCGCCCTCTGCCTCGACGTCCGCGGCCGTGCGCTGGGGCGTGGCATCGTTGGCGTCCCAAACTTCGAGGAAGAGATCGGTCGGGGTAGCGGTCAGACGCATGGCCACGGTGTCGTCTCGATCCGCTGTGGCCTTCCACGCATTGGTGACCAGCTCGGAAACCAGCAGCTCCATGACCTCAATGGTGTGGTCCAAGCCCCAGGACCGGAGGCTTTCGGTCGCCGCATGTCGGGCCTGTCGGGCGGCGTGCTCGGTCGTGGCGAACTGCCAGACCTCCATCTGGCGGGCTACCAGGGTGGTCGTGCTCATGGCGCGACTGGGCTTGTATTGCTGTCCGGCGCAGCGACCGCCAGCACCGGGCAGCCTGTTCCAGCGATCTCCTCCTCGATGGCCCGGCGAACCGGCAGCAGCGTCGAGAAGTGGGAGTCGTCGACCACCAGGACCGCGCAGTCTTCGGCAGCGCGAATGGTGTCCACGAGTAGGGCCAGGCCGGGCCGCACGATGCGGGCCGGCGGCATGCACCGGTCGACGAAGACCTCGGCCAAGTGCCAGCCCGCGGTCGCGGCGTGCGCCGTGAGTTGGTCGTGTAGCCGGTCGACCTCGGCCTCGTTGTCGTCTTCCCGCCTGATGTAGCCATAGACGGTGGTGGGCATCCGTCCCTCCCGGTGCTCGGCATGGAGGGCACCCCGTGCCGGGACCAGGACCGTGGCCCGGCACGGGGGCCTGGAGCAACCGTGGATGGATGCAAGGCCCAGTGCCATGCACGTGGGGTATGAGCCGCATACAGCCGAAGCTGCAGATGAGATCTCGCCGCGCCGCATAGAGATGGCCGCCGAGCGACCGGACCAAGCCGGAAATGCGGCGTTAGGACGCTCCCACCGCGTCCCGGAACTCACGCGGCCCCGGCCGAGACCGCCACGGCGTCAGGCTTCGTGCCACGTCTCCCAAGATGGCCGAGGTTCGGCTGGAGTTGGTGTCCCGTGCGACCTGCAAGGCGTCCAGGCCTACCGCAGCAGCCTCATCCGGGTGGCCGCTCAGCGCGAGGGCTGCTGCCCGCCGCGCTCCGAACAGCGCCGTGTCCCGTCGAGACAAGGAGTTCCGGCTCAGGATCTCGGCGAAGATCCCGGCCGCCCGGTCGGGAACGCCAGCCTCCGTGTAGACGGCGGCGTCCCGCAGCTGGAGCGTGACGACGGTCAGCGTGGAATTGGCGGGTTCGGCGCTGGTGTCCAACACCTGCCGAGCGGTATCCAGCTTCCGCTCAATGACCGACAGCGCCGCGCCGTGTGTCGCCAAGGCTAGCGCTTCCTGCTGCACCTGTTCGGCCCGAAGTGGGGGTGGTGCGGTTGGACAGGCCCGGCCGGCGGCTTCGGCCAGGTTCAGCATCCGGGCCAGTTCGCGACCGTCGTAGGCCATCTGTGACTTCTTGACCAGCACATACGCCTGCATGGAGGCGTCCTGCGCTTCCTGTGCCCACTCCATCGCGCGGTCGTACCAGTAGGCGGCCGAGCCGGGGTCGTGCAGATCCCGGTACAGCCAACCCGCGAACTCTGCGCCGTCCGCTCCGACGGCCAGCAGGTCGCGGCGGACGTTCGGCTGTACTTCCCGGGCGTACTGCTGGATGGCGCCGAGGACGCCCAGCACGAGTGGTAACGCGCGCAGCGGCCCGAGCTGGCCGTCGTCGGCCTTGCAGCGCTCGAACTGCCGGGCGAAGAAGCCGACGACCGAACCGTCCAGGTAGCGCCGGGCGTCGGCAAGCGCCGCGGCCATGTGCTGCAGTTCGTCGAGACCGGCGAATGGCAGCAGGCGCGCGGCCTGACGGTCACCAGGCGTGCCGCTGACGTTGGCTCTTTTAGAAGCCATGACGTCCAGCCCTCGGGCCGCGGCGGCTTCGGCGTCGAGCGGCAGCATGACCTCGCGGCCGGCGAGCACGACGGGCAACAGAACAGGCGGCTGGCTGTCGGACGGCCCGCGGGTGCGCGGTTCGCCGGGCAGGTCGAACCACAGCACCTCCGCCGGGATACCGAGAATCTGGCTGTAGCGGATCAGCTTGCTGAGCTCTTCGGGCGCCCGGCCGTTCTCGATACGGCTGAGCTGGGCCTGGGTCATACCCAGCCAACCGGCTACCACTTCTTGCGACAGCGTCTGGCCGTGGTGCGAGTGCTTGCGGTAAGCGAAGAGCACGCGGCCCATGTGCCAGGTGGCCAGGGCATCGCGCATCTGGTCCAGCCGCCAGAAGTCCGGCGGCACGGCCGGTGGCCGGGCCTGGGCCTCCAGCGCCGTGCTCTGGCACGGGCTGCACATCGGCCGCGGATTGTCAGCGGCGAGCCGGTGCCCGCAGCGCGCACAGTGCCGGCGTCGGGGCGGGGTCGTCACGGTTGGGACTGCCTCCCGTTCGGCGCGGGCGTCGGCGGCCAAGGTCAACGCTACGACGCTAACACCGTCCGTAGCAGGGTCTATGCGCCTCGCGTATGTCAGCTACCCACAGGGCGCATGGTCTCGACTGCGCCGGGCGCTGAGGCTGAGGCCGTCCCACCGAGACCGCTCACCATCCCCGCGAAAGGGGTTGGCCATGCCCCTCACCCAGGCCGTATCGGTATTCGGCCCGCCGGCGGCCGGCAAGACCACGCTGACCGTGGCGTTGGGTCAGCTGCCAGGACGGGCTGTCTTCCGCCTCCGCGAGCACGTTCCGGAAACCATCCTGGCGGCCACCGCTACCAGCGCCGAACGCCTGGGTTGGATCGACGACTTCACGGTGCTCACGGCCTTGCGCAGCTACCTGGACGCCACGGTTCGGGCCGGCGAGACCGACACCCTGCTTTTCGACAACTTCCCGGGGAACGGGACGCAGGTTCGGCTGTTCCTCCTGGCCTTGCGCCAGCACGCGCCGGGTTGCGTAGTGCAGGCCGTCGAGCTGGCGGCCGGGCCGGTCACCTTGTACCGCCGGGCGCAGCAGCGCCGGGTGTGCCATCGCT contains the following coding sequences:
- a CDS encoding helix-turn-helix transcriptional regulator; its protein translation is MIRKMGYRWNLRKVMADRGLFQTSDLVPLLAERGVHLSREQVFRLVTQPPQRLSMDTLAALCDILAATPNDLVDIEVVNVQVAKAAGQARPVPTGRRTVVRRPGLP
- a CDS encoding tyrosine-type recombinase/integrase → MQREVRVSATGLPGSARLEIVENVVPLDQAGTTFEAMLSGWARQQRARFLREAETIAPRLALVRRLVAFSGLFPWEWTPAEGEAFISDRRSGSRPVSVSTARGYEVALRMFCEYVTDPRYEWPRVCEERFGRCPAQIFHEWNSVAHVVEYEGSAGRRPLTYDEVQALFDAADGLVEEIRGRGRKGALPAMRDAALLKTIYAFGLRRREARGLDLTDLRRSPKTAQYGQYGALFVRYGKASRGSPPKRRTVLTVPEMDWVVEVLAHWVGELRPLFGPGPLTALWVTERASRISTRGVNEAFETARRAAGLPAELDLHCLRHSYVTHLVEFDYPERFVAEQVGHRCTSTTAIYTGVSDEYRNRLVRRSLERHEELWERAQ
- a CDS encoding ATP-binding protein, which produces MSTTTLVARQMEVWQFATTEHAARQARHAATESLRSWGLDHTIEVMELLVSELVTNAWKATADRDDTVAMRLTATPTDLFLEVWDANDATPQRTAADVEAEGGRGLVLVEALTSQWAFYRPRSGGKVVWCCL
- a CDS encoding recombinase family protein; translated protein: MPTTVYGYIRREDDNEAEVDRLHDQLTAHAATAGWHLAEVFVDRCMPPARIVRPGLALLVDTIRAAEDCAVLVVDDSHFSTLLPVRRAIEEEIAGTGCPVLAVAAPDSNTSPVAP
- a CDS encoding helix-turn-helix transcriptional regulator, with the translated sequence MRDALATWHMGRVLFAYRKHSHHGQTLSQEVVAGWLGMTQAQLSRIENGRAPEELSKLIRYSQILGIPAEVLWFDLPGEPRTRGPSDSQPPVLLPVVLAGREVMLPLDAEAAAARGLDVMASKRANVSGTPGDRQAARLLPFAGLDELQHMAAALADARRYLDGSVVGFFARQFERCKADDGQLGPLRALPLVLGVLGAIQQYAREVQPNVRRDLLAVGADGAEFAGWLYRDLHDPGSAAYWYDRAMEWAQEAQDASMQAYVLVKKSQMAYDGRELARMLNLAEAAGRACPTAPPPLRAEQVQQEALALATHGAALSVIERKLDTARQVLDTSAEPANSTLTVVTLQLRDAAVYTEAGVPDRAAGIFAEILSRNSLSRRDTALFGARRAAALALSGHPDEAAAVGLDALQVARDTNSSRTSAILGDVARSLTPWRSRPGPREFRDAVGAS